In one window of Allorhodopirellula heiligendammensis DNA:
- a CDS encoding carboxymuconolactone decarboxylase family protein codes for MIPKSYEKMHVDFPEFMQAYEAMGKAARESGPLSVREVALVKLAISITAGLEGGAHSHTRKALQAGCSGDDLRHVALLTAPTIGFPTMMRAKSWVEDVLDK; via the coding sequence ATGATTCCCAAGAGCTACGAGAAGATGCATGTGGATTTTCCTGAATTCATGCAGGCCTACGAGGCAATGGGCAAAGCCGCTCGCGAGTCTGGGCCCCTTTCAGTTCGGGAAGTCGCGTTAGTTAAACTCGCAATCTCAATCACCGCCGGGCTCGAAGGCGGAGCTCACTCTCATACCCGCAAGGCGCTCCAGGCAGGCTGCAGTGGAGACGATCTGCGGCACGTCGCACTATTGACGGCTCCGACGATCGGATTCCCCACCATGATGCGAGCGAAGAGCTGGGTCGAAGACGTGTTGGATAAGTAG
- a CDS encoding IS110 family transposase yields the protein MKILALDLGKFNSVCCFFDSKTRKTKFVTTPTTREHFGVIFHDTKADLVVMEACGPSGWINDLAQHQGHETLVCSTNEEAWRWANVKRKTDRDDALKLARMAAMGELKGVHTPTLEHREFRSLVKYRKTLDGRINKTKNAIRAWFVNHGIEIATGEKAWYSGREHINSFRKPLADCGPDELWKGELDIELTILDSLTEQLTGVVKKLEAIGKNDERIKRVQTIPGVGPRTAEILVACLDDPHRFENGRQVSAYFGLVPRQYQSGETDRNGRITKRGNPLARTILVECAWASLRYNPWAKGVYERICGKQKTRKKKAAIALARKIAVIAWAMLRDEKDWDPKQMIQVTESFGRMPTGLKDSLQNMKPKENADQRKSRLRKEARAAREAAERGASKTTGQNPVKRTSTGSAKPTASKRKATNSPATRSPRSTSQPNEKRQTKTSKPRRARKPVIPA from the coding sequence ATGAAGATTCTCGCACTTGACCTCGGCAAATTCAACTCCGTTTGCTGCTTTTTCGACTCCAAAACTCGCAAAACGAAGTTTGTCACGACACCCACTACGAGAGAACACTTCGGTGTCATCTTCCACGACACCAAGGCCGATCTGGTCGTCATGGAGGCCTGCGGCCCCTCGGGATGGATCAATGATCTGGCACAACATCAAGGGCATGAAACACTCGTCTGCTCCACCAACGAAGAAGCCTGGCGGTGGGCCAACGTCAAACGCAAAACCGATCGTGACGACGCTCTCAAGCTCGCTCGGATGGCCGCCATGGGCGAACTCAAAGGCGTCCACACACCGACGCTGGAACATCGTGAGTTCCGATCGCTCGTCAAATACCGCAAGACTCTCGACGGACGAATCAACAAAACCAAGAATGCCATCCGTGCTTGGTTCGTTAACCACGGGATCGAGATCGCCACGGGCGAGAAAGCCTGGTACTCCGGTCGCGAGCACATCAACTCGTTTCGCAAACCCCTGGCTGACTGCGGACCTGACGAACTTTGGAAAGGAGAGCTCGACATCGAACTGACCATCCTCGATTCGCTGACCGAGCAACTCACTGGTGTCGTCAAGAAGCTCGAAGCGATCGGCAAGAATGACGAACGCATCAAGCGAGTCCAAACGATCCCCGGAGTCGGACCACGAACCGCTGAAATCCTCGTCGCGTGTCTCGACGACCCGCACCGCTTTGAAAACGGACGACAAGTGTCGGCCTACTTCGGCTTGGTTCCACGTCAGTATCAATCCGGCGAAACGGATCGCAACGGACGCATTACCAAGCGTGGCAACCCGCTGGCCCGAACGATCCTCGTCGAATGTGCTTGGGCGTCGCTGCGATACAACCCATGGGCCAAAGGTGTCTACGAGAGGATCTGTGGCAAGCAAAAAACACGTAAGAAGAAAGCTGCGATCGCGTTGGCTCGCAAGATCGCTGTGATCGCCTGGGCGATGCTGCGAGACGAAAAGGATTGGGATCCCAAGCAAATGATCCAGGTCACTGAATCGTTCGGAAGGATGCCGACGGGGCTCAAGGACTCACTGCAAAACATGAAACCCAAAGAGAATGCAGATCAGCGAAAAAGTCGTCTTCGCAAGGAAGCCCGCGCGGCGAGAGAGGCCGCCGAGAGGGGTGCTTCAAAAACAACTGGGCAGAATCCCGTGAAGAGAACGAGCACTGGATCTGCCAAACCGACCGCTTCCAAACGCAAAGCGACCAACTCGCCGGCGACGCGCTCGCCTCGGTCCACTTCTCAACCCAACGAGAAACGACAAACGAAAACCTCCAAGCCACGGCGAGCAAGAAAGCCAGTAATCCCTGCCTGA
- a CDS encoding efflux RND transporter permease subunit: MKFPHFFIERPIFATVLSFLIVLVGGITYVSLPVSQYPNVAPPTILVRASYPGATPQVIADTVATPIEQEMNGVDDMLYMESSSSADGTMQLTVTFKLGTDLDDAQVLVQNRVAVALSKLPEQVRQIGVTTTKQIPDMLMVVHLKSPDESRDELYISNYAFLRVRDALMRLDGVGEIRIAGGNEYAMRIWLDIEKMAHVDLTAGDVIAAIRGQNAQVAAGVIGQPPIDSSGDFQLNVTTHGRLIETEEFDDIIVKRGEDGRVTRLSDVARVELGAQDYSRLSYLDGKPAIAVLVYQRPGTNAVDTAAEVKQTMQDMSETFPEGIGYEIAYNPTDFVEESIAEVFFTLLITTAFVVLTVFLFLHHWRPTIIPVVAIPISLIGTFAIMQLLGVTLNTLSLFGLVLAIGIVVDDAIVVVENVERLIAEGLSPREASHKAMDEVGSALIATTLVLIAVFVPTVFIPSISGKFYQQFALTISISTAISTFVSLTLTPALCALLLQPRNKELSRSGRIADFLFGWFFRLFNRTFDATSNVYASIVSRLVRVSALILLMYAGLLVATGFSFSLVPTGFIPEQDQGYVIVAIRLPDGAALSRTNEVTKEVAAMGLKIDGVAHAVGIVGLSGSTFTISPNAAVAFLPLEDAKERAARDRGVEKIVADMRAAVSTINEAEVFIIPPPPVRGIGRGGGFKMYVQDRSGAGSRVLNQVAEEMVGKGNQEPGVAQVFTNFRMSVPQVYADVDRTKAEMLDVPVNRVFEALQVYLGSVYVNDFNLLGRTYRVVAQAEPEFRDEPSDILKLRTRSASGATVSLGSVVEVDQIAGPDRLVRFNLYPAADVNGSTMPGFSTGQSLASMENLAASTLPPGFGYEWTELAYQEKQAGNTIVYLFPLAVLFVFLALAAQYESWLLPLAIVLIVPLCLLFAIIGIWFRGMDNNILTQIGFIVLIGLACKNAILIVEFAKAEEDKGKDRFTAAVDACRMRLRPILMTAFSFILGVIPLLVATGAGFEMRRVLGTAVFAGMLGVTIFGLFLTPVFYVVLRRFAKKPASDAS; encoded by the coding sequence ATGAAATTCCCTCACTTCTTTATCGAACGCCCCATCTTCGCGACCGTGCTATCGTTTTTGATCGTGCTCGTTGGTGGGATCACCTATGTGTCACTGCCGGTATCCCAGTATCCCAACGTCGCTCCGCCCACGATTCTCGTGCGTGCGAGCTACCCTGGGGCAACGCCGCAGGTCATCGCTGACACGGTTGCCACTCCGATCGAACAGGAGATGAACGGCGTCGACGATATGCTGTACATGGAATCGTCTTCGAGTGCCGACGGCACCATGCAGTTGACGGTTACCTTCAAGCTTGGCACGGATCTGGATGATGCTCAGGTGCTCGTGCAAAACCGGGTGGCCGTGGCGTTGTCGAAGCTGCCTGAGCAGGTGCGGCAAATTGGTGTCACGACCACCAAGCAGATTCCCGACATGCTGATGGTGGTGCATTTGAAGTCGCCCGACGAGAGTCGCGATGAGCTCTACATCAGTAACTACGCATTCTTGCGAGTTCGCGATGCCCTGATGCGGCTTGACGGGGTCGGTGAGATCCGCATTGCTGGCGGTAATGAATACGCGATGCGAATTTGGCTGGATATCGAAAAAATGGCGCACGTCGATCTGACGGCGGGCGACGTGATCGCGGCGATTCGTGGCCAAAATGCGCAAGTCGCGGCGGGCGTTATCGGGCAACCTCCGATTGATTCCAGCGGTGATTTCCAGCTCAATGTGACCACCCATGGTCGCCTGATCGAAACGGAGGAGTTCGACGATATCATCGTCAAGCGTGGTGAGGACGGTCGCGTTACGCGGCTCAGCGACGTAGCACGCGTTGAGCTTGGCGCGCAGGACTATTCCCGTTTGAGCTACCTCGATGGCAAGCCCGCGATTGCCGTGCTCGTGTATCAGCGTCCGGGAACCAATGCGGTCGATACCGCTGCGGAAGTCAAGCAAACGATGCAGGATATGAGCGAGACCTTTCCTGAGGGGATTGGCTATGAAATTGCTTACAACCCAACCGACTTTGTGGAAGAATCCATCGCGGAAGTGTTTTTCACGCTGCTGATTACGACGGCCTTCGTGGTGTTGACAGTGTTCTTGTTTCTACACCATTGGCGACCGACAATTATTCCGGTGGTGGCGATTCCGATTTCTCTGATCGGCACCTTTGCGATCATGCAGTTGCTCGGGGTCACCCTCAACACGCTATCGCTCTTTGGGCTCGTTTTGGCGATCGGGATCGTCGTGGATGATGCGATCGTTGTGGTGGAAAACGTCGAGCGGCTCATCGCGGAAGGGCTCTCGCCTCGCGAGGCTTCGCACAAAGCAATGGATGAGGTCGGTTCGGCCCTGATTGCAACCACCCTGGTGTTGATCGCCGTGTTCGTTCCGACTGTTTTCATTCCCAGCATCAGTGGGAAGTTTTATCAGCAGTTCGCATTGACGATCTCAATATCGACTGCGATCTCGACATTTGTATCGTTAACCTTGACCCCTGCGTTGTGCGCGCTCTTGCTGCAACCGCGAAACAAGGAATTGAGCCGTTCGGGCCGCATCGCCGATTTTCTATTCGGCTGGTTCTTCCGTTTGTTTAACCGGACCTTCGATGCGACGAGCAACGTCTATGCGAGCATCGTTTCGCGGTTAGTGCGTGTATCGGCGCTCATCCTGTTGATGTATGCCGGCCTCTTGGTCGCGACTGGATTCAGTTTCTCATTGGTGCCCACCGGATTCATCCCGGAGCAAGATCAAGGATATGTCATCGTCGCCATTCGCTTGCCCGACGGTGCTGCCTTATCACGCACCAATGAGGTTACGAAGGAGGTTGCGGCGATGGGCTTGAAGATCGATGGGGTTGCTCATGCGGTTGGTATCGTGGGGTTGTCCGGGTCGACTTTCACGATCAGTCCGAACGCTGCAGTTGCGTTTTTACCTCTTGAGGACGCCAAGGAACGTGCCGCTCGAGACCGTGGGGTTGAAAAAATTGTCGCCGATATGCGGGCAGCGGTGTCAACCATCAACGAGGCGGAGGTGTTTATTATCCCGCCTCCGCCGGTGCGTGGGATCGGTCGCGGCGGTGGTTTCAAGATGTATGTCCAGGACCGCAGCGGTGCGGGCTCGCGAGTCCTCAATCAGGTTGCTGAAGAGATGGTCGGCAAAGGAAACCAGGAGCCAGGAGTCGCGCAGGTCTTCACGAACTTTCGGATGAGCGTCCCACAGGTCTACGCGGACGTCGATCGTACCAAAGCGGAGATGCTAGACGTTCCCGTCAACCGAGTGTTTGAGGCACTGCAGGTCTACCTCGGTTCGGTCTACGTCAACGACTTTAACCTGCTCGGCCGAACCTACCGGGTGGTCGCACAGGCGGAGCCTGAGTTTCGTGATGAGCCATCGGATATTTTGAAACTGCGAACCCGCAGCGCAAGTGGTGCAACCGTGTCGTTGGGCTCGGTTGTCGAGGTCGATCAAATCGCTGGGCCGGATCGATTGGTGAGGTTCAACCTCTATCCTGCCGCTGACGTCAATGGAAGTACCATGCCGGGTTTCAGTACCGGACAGTCGCTGGCGTCGATGGAGAATCTCGCAGCGAGCACATTGCCTCCCGGTTTCGGATACGAGTGGACAGAACTGGCCTACCAAGAGAAACAGGCCGGCAACACGATCGTGTATCTATTTCCCCTGGCTGTATTGTTCGTGTTCCTGGCGTTGGCGGCACAGTACGAGAGTTGGTTATTGCCATTGGCAATCGTGCTGATTGTGCCGCTGTGTCTATTGTTCGCCATTATTGGAATTTGGTTTCGCGGAATGGATAACAATATCCTGACACAAATTGGATTCATTGTGCTCATTGGACTCGCGTGCAAGAACGCGATTCTGATTGTTGAATTTGCCAAAGCCGAAGAAGACAAGGGCAAAGACCGCTTTACCGCAGCAGTCGATGCCTGTCGGATGCGCCTGCGTCCCATTTTAATGACGGCGTTCTCGTTCATCCTTGGCGTCATCCCGCTATTGGTTGCTACCGGTGCCGGCTTTGAGATGCGCCGCGTGCTCGGTACGGCCGTGTTCGCCGGGATGTTGGGCGTGACGATCTTTGGGCTGTTTTTAACGCCAGTGTTCTACGTCGTGCTTCGACGCTTTGCCAAGAAGCCTGCCTCAGACGCATCATAG
- a CDS encoding thioredoxin domain-containing protein: protein MANRLAQSLSPYLIQHQNNPVDWMPWGNEAFELARDRDVPIFLSVGYAACHWCHVMAHESFEHEEVGAYLNEHFVSIKVDREERPDIDQIYMNAVQLMTGHGGWPMSVFLDHEGRPFYAGTYWPLTPRGGMPGFPQVLDALVDAWTHRRDSIATHAEEITEALQQLAIGTGATGDRVPGADRIGVAVEQLLKTVDQTWGGFGSAPKFPHATDLELMLRVGSRTGDTRLIDAVELTLDRMASGGIRDHIGGGFSRYSVDGRWLVPHFEKMLYDNALLAIIYTRAMQVTGQARHGVVAAEILNYVQRDLIDSSGGIHCSEDADSEGVEGKFYVWHPADVADVLGPERGQRFCQVYDITERGNFEGHSIANLPRPLADWADTYSIPLDELDSELAEGRKMLHLHREQRVKPQRDDKIVVAWNALAIRAFAIASVVMGRDDYLETATRAANFIHDSMRDNSGKLLHVYRNGTAPGTAFVDDHALLAEAMITLYEATADEAWLQQAVALSDEIVDRFSDAGDGGFYYTANDSGELITRNKDWHDGSLVSGNAAASMALLKLARLTGSERFYKAASDTLRAGETVIRTQSRACSALISVLDELHHHQGELVIALSEGACITSIARQQIAAYRPGLSIAWVRPNGSSAKSPLAGALIAGKAPLGDSCTLYRCRDYHCESPMIDP from the coding sequence ATGGCAAACCGACTCGCCCAATCACTCAGCCCCTACCTGATCCAACACCAAAACAATCCCGTCGACTGGATGCCATGGGGTAATGAAGCGTTTGAGTTGGCACGCGATCGTGACGTGCCAATCTTTCTGTCGGTTGGTTATGCCGCGTGTCATTGGTGCCACGTGATGGCGCATGAAAGTTTCGAGCACGAGGAGGTCGGGGCGTACCTGAATGAACACTTCGTCAGCATCAAAGTCGATCGGGAAGAACGCCCTGATATCGACCAGATTTACATGAATGCGGTGCAGTTGATGACCGGGCACGGTGGCTGGCCGATGAGCGTCTTTTTGGACCATGAGGGGCGTCCCTTCTACGCGGGCACCTACTGGCCGTTGACACCGCGAGGCGGGATGCCAGGTTTTCCACAAGTTCTTGACGCCCTGGTCGATGCATGGACGCATCGTCGCGATAGCATCGCCACTCATGCGGAGGAGATCACCGAGGCGCTGCAGCAGCTCGCCATCGGCACGGGAGCGACCGGAGACCGGGTTCCGGGGGCGGATCGTATCGGCGTGGCCGTCGAGCAACTGCTCAAAACCGTCGACCAAACATGGGGTGGCTTCGGCAGTGCTCCTAAATTTCCTCACGCAACCGATCTGGAGTTGATGTTACGCGTGGGATCGCGAACCGGCGACACCCGTCTGATTGACGCGGTGGAACTCACGCTCGATAGAATGGCTTCGGGAGGAATCCGAGACCACATCGGCGGAGGCTTTTCACGATACAGCGTTGATGGGCGTTGGTTGGTCCCGCATTTTGAAAAGATGCTTTACGACAATGCCCTCCTCGCGATCATCTACACGCGCGCCATGCAGGTCACTGGGCAGGCTCGACACGGCGTGGTGGCCGCCGAGATTTTGAATTATGTGCAACGCGACCTGATTGATTCATCGGGCGGGATTCATTGCAGCGAGGATGCTGACAGCGAAGGCGTCGAAGGCAAGTTTTATGTGTGGCATCCAGCGGACGTGGCCGACGTGCTCGGACCGGAACGAGGCCAGCGATTCTGCCAGGTGTACGATATCACCGAGCGAGGAAACTTTGAGGGCCACTCCATCGCCAATCTGCCGCGTCCCTTGGCCGACTGGGCGGACACCTATTCCATCCCACTCGATGAACTCGATAGCGAGCTCGCTGAAGGTCGCAAAATGCTCCACCTTCATCGCGAACAACGAGTCAAACCACAGCGAGACGATAAGATTGTTGTCGCCTGGAACGCACTCGCAATTCGAGCATTTGCGATTGCGAGTGTCGTGATGGGACGCGACGACTACTTGGAAACTGCGACGCGAGCGGCCAACTTCATTCACGATTCGATGAGAGACAACAGCGGGAAATTGTTGCACGTGTACCGGAATGGCACCGCCCCCGGAACGGCATTTGTGGATGATCACGCGTTGCTAGCCGAAGCAATGATCACTCTCTATGAGGCGACTGCCGACGAAGCGTGGTTGCAGCAGGCGGTCGCCCTATCCGATGAGATAGTCGACCGATTCAGCGACGCGGGCGATGGAGGCTTCTACTACACTGCCAACGATTCCGGCGAACTGATCACGCGAAACAAGGACTGGCATGATGGGTCGCTTGTTAGCGGCAACGCTGCTGCATCCATGGCATTGCTGAAACTGGCTCGGTTAACGGGAAGCGAGCGTTTTTATAAAGCTGCCAGTGACACCCTTCGCGCTGGGGAAACAGTCATCCGCACTCAGTCTCGAGCCTGTTCAGCCTTGATCAGTGTGCTCGATGAACTGCACCACCATCAAGGCGAGCTGGTGATCGCGCTCAGTGAAGGGGCGTGCATCACCAGCATCGCGAGGCAGCAAATCGCTGCGTACCGACCGGGCCTGAGTATTGCCTGGGTACGCCCCAACGGATCGTCCGCAAAGTCGCCATTGGCGGGTGCGTTAATTGCCGGCAAGGCACCACTGGGCGATTCCTGTACACTGTATCGTTGCCGCGATTATCACTGTGAGTCACCTATGATCGACCCGTGA
- a CDS encoding efflux RND transporter periplasmic adaptor subunit: protein MPEVTVAKPIVKKIVEWDSYSGRLEPIEFVEVRSRVGGYLQSLHFEEGEIVNKGDLLFVIDPRPFDAELKSMEAAMSQANAQLLQAQAGVAEAEAQQLQSDASVKLADTRLKRARTLMSRDATSQDELDQREAEFDQANADQAASRAKVNSAKAMIDAAQAAIESASAGLEAAKLNVTYSKIIAPITGRISSNFVDQGNLVSGGASATATLLTTITSVEPIYCTFDVNEQEVLKYIRLAASGKRGSSREVRNPIYLGLVDEQGFPHQGHIDFVDNRFDPATATMRARGIFPNKNQVLFPGMFSRIRIPGSAPYEAVLIPDSAIGTDQASQFVFIVVDGLIERKQVELGPLVHGLRVVREGLSGDESLVIEGLLKARPELQVKVDQQEIEVIEDGLPDEYDPVPKEEWLSLQVDSEEAK from the coding sequence ATGCCGGAAGTCACGGTTGCCAAGCCAATTGTCAAGAAAATCGTTGAATGGGATTCTTATTCCGGCAGGCTCGAGCCGATCGAATTCGTCGAAGTTCGCAGCCGCGTGGGTGGTTATCTTCAGTCGTTGCACTTTGAGGAGGGCGAGATCGTTAATAAAGGCGATCTGCTCTTCGTAATTGATCCGCGGCCCTTCGATGCCGAGTTGAAATCGATGGAGGCCGCGATGAGTCAAGCCAATGCTCAGCTCCTCCAGGCCCAGGCCGGGGTCGCTGAAGCGGAGGCCCAGCAGTTGCAATCCGATGCTTCCGTGAAGTTGGCCGATACGCGTCTGAAACGAGCGCGAACCTTGATGAGCCGCGACGCGACTAGTCAAGACGAGTTGGACCAACGAGAGGCTGAGTTCGATCAAGCCAATGCCGATCAAGCAGCGAGCCGCGCCAAAGTGAACTCCGCAAAGGCGATGATTGATGCCGCCCAGGCAGCAATCGAGTCCGCGAGTGCGGGCCTCGAAGCGGCAAAACTCAACGTCACCTACTCCAAGATCATCGCGCCCATCACAGGCCGGATCAGCAGTAATTTTGTTGACCAGGGCAACCTCGTTAGCGGGGGTGCGTCAGCAACCGCGACACTGTTGACGACCATCACGTCAGTGGAACCGATTTACTGTACGTTTGACGTCAACGAACAGGAAGTTCTCAAATACATTCGCTTGGCCGCCTCGGGGAAACGTGGGAGCTCGCGTGAAGTCCGCAACCCTATCTATCTCGGACTTGTCGACGAGCAAGGGTTCCCACATCAAGGACACATTGACTTTGTCGACAACCGCTTCGACCCTGCCACGGCAACCATGCGCGCTCGGGGGATCTTCCCCAATAAAAATCAGGTGCTGTTTCCGGGGATGTTCTCGCGGATTCGCATTCCAGGAAGTGCTCCTTATGAAGCTGTTTTGATTCCTGATTCTGCAATCGGAACCGACCAAGCCTCGCAGTTTGTGTTCATTGTTGTGGACGGATTGATTGAGCGAAAACAAGTTGAGCTCGGTCCGCTGGTGCATGGACTGAGAGTGGTTCGCGAAGGGCTATCTGGGGATGAGTCTTTGGTCATCGAGGGGCTGCTGAAAGCGCGACCTGAGTTGCAAGTCAAAGTGGATCAGCAGGAAATCGAGGTGATCGAAGACGGCCTGCCCGATGAATATGATCCCGTCCCCAAAGAGGAGTGGCTTTCTCTCCAGGTCGATAGTGAGGAGGCAAAGTAA
- a CDS encoding ATP-dependent helicase C-terminal domain-containing protein: MISVHVFGGWSECDGQPQAAQITGLSRQFFNEWLPPVKPWTYMDSFERDSPELDRLSLAEKAKWIVDKPHGVRSAFRRVSQQIERSLPDEPPPATDLQQSFDESIALALLAAYPDRVVMRRDSDPDRGVMVGRRGVVGLLAVPHLDSSAEFLVCYDVDGGSSQSRVRGSVAIDASWLPQEHIDVGIEVGFDSEREVVICREIRRYVDLVLSETPIACRDSEATAQCLFAEACRSPERVVPDTAPGDENNVAACLFRIELTLANSGGSGTPDALAPDRLWKQICRELCHGRRSFAELRRAPWKDYLIGQIGYDVWQRVQTDAPTHLLLPSGNRVKIGYAPGRPPWIEAKIQECFGWQSTPRILGGRVAVQLHLLGPNRRPQQITDDLESFWNNTYGEIRKELRRRYPKHHWPEDPQTAQATPNGLKPRQ, encoded by the coding sequence GTGATTTCAGTCCATGTGTTTGGTGGGTGGAGCGAATGTGACGGGCAGCCGCAAGCTGCCCAGATCACGGGTTTGAGTCGCCAGTTTTTTAACGAATGGCTCCCACCCGTCAAACCTTGGACTTACATGGATTCTTTTGAGCGTGACTCGCCCGAACTGGACCGACTCTCGCTCGCGGAGAAAGCAAAATGGATTGTTGATAAGCCGCATGGTGTGCGTAGTGCATTTCGCCGAGTGTCCCAACAAATCGAGCGATCTCTACCAGACGAACCTCCACCGGCAACAGACCTGCAACAATCGTTCGATGAGTCAATCGCACTCGCCTTGCTAGCGGCCTATCCGGACCGGGTTGTCATGCGACGCGATAGCGACCCTGATCGTGGCGTGATGGTCGGCCGCCGAGGCGTCGTCGGATTGTTGGCAGTGCCGCACTTAGATTCTTCAGCTGAGTTTCTGGTTTGCTACGATGTCGATGGAGGCTCGTCGCAGTCACGAGTGCGTGGTTCCGTTGCCATCGACGCGTCCTGGCTGCCGCAGGAGCATATCGATGTGGGGATTGAGGTGGGATTTGACTCCGAGCGAGAGGTGGTCATCTGCCGCGAAATCAGGCGGTACGTGGATCTCGTTCTCAGTGAAACTCCGATTGCATGTCGCGATAGCGAAGCAACGGCGCAATGCCTCTTCGCAGAAGCCTGTCGGTCTCCCGAACGTGTGGTTCCCGACACCGCGCCCGGTGACGAAAATAACGTCGCGGCATGTTTGTTCAGGATCGAATTGACGCTCGCGAACTCTGGTGGGAGCGGAACACCTGACGCACTGGCACCGGACAGGCTCTGGAAACAGATTTGTCGAGAACTTTGTCACGGGCGTCGCTCGTTCGCTGAACTCCGGCGAGCCCCCTGGAAGGATTATCTGATTGGGCAGATCGGTTATGATGTTTGGCAGCGTGTGCAAACCGATGCGCCGACACACCTGCTGCTACCGAGTGGCAATCGGGTAAAGATCGGCTATGCCCCGGGACGTCCTCCTTGGATTGAGGCCAAGATCCAAGAGTGTTTTGGATGGCAGAGCACGCCGCGTATTCTTGGCGGTCGAGTCGCGGTTCAATTGCACTTGCTCGGTCCCAATCGTCGCCCCCAGCAAATCACGGACGATCTTGAAAGTTTTTGGAATAACACATACGGCGAGATTCGCAAAGAGTTACGGCGCCGGTACCCAAAACATCATTGGCCTGAAGACCCCCAAACTGCGCAAGCGACTCCGAATGGATTGAAACCACGCCAGTAG